Proteins encoded together in one Gemmatimonadota bacterium DH-78 window:
- a CDS encoding polymer-forming cytoskeletal protein encodes MRSRRGVVLVTVLLLLLAATLLVHGSVVLARAHHGGATAAWEAARVRRAAVGRLAAAVRDGGVTASSWSRAGPGVEATVRVVELGPELRLLAGGARGPRARWWVGRHVWRPDPAFRAAAVRAALTAASPTGGGGVVTGGAAGSCGGGRPLPTRSTPDSAGPRIGPLDLERLEGLAGVWTMEAGCTGGCAPRLGRSEGGVVTGGEHAGVLVSRGDLVLSGAARVRGHLLVEGALILRDSARVDGAVEVSGSVTLSPRSVIRGDRCAVADAWRDGVANAVGAVALEPRPWPLWGPPP; translated from the coding sequence ATGAGATCGCGGCGCGGAGTGGTGCTCGTCACCGTGTTGCTCCTCCTGCTCGCGGCCACTCTGCTCGTGCACGGCTCGGTGGTGCTGGCGCGCGCACACCACGGCGGGGCGACTGCCGCCTGGGAAGCCGCGCGGGTGCGGAGAGCTGCGGTCGGCCGGCTCGCGGCTGCGGTCCGCGACGGGGGGGTGACGGCGTCTTCCTGGTCGCGGGCCGGGCCGGGGGTGGAGGCGACGGTGCGGGTGGTCGAGCTCGGGCCGGAGCTCCGGTTGCTGGCCGGGGGCGCCCGGGGCCCGCGTGCCCGATGGTGGGTGGGTCGGCACGTATGGCGGCCGGACCCTGCGTTTCGCGCGGCCGCGGTACGCGCGGCACTCACGGCGGCGAGCCCAACGGGTGGGGGCGGGGTCGTGACCGGAGGGGCTGCCGGCTCCTGCGGGGGGGGGCGGCCGCTTCCAACCCGCAGCACCCCGGATTCGGCGGGGCCGCGCATCGGCCCCCTCGACCTCGAGCGGCTCGAAGGTCTGGCGGGCGTCTGGACCATGGAAGCCGGCTGCACGGGTGGGTGCGCGCCGCGACTCGGCCGTTCCGAGGGTGGAGTGGTGACGGGCGGCGAACACGCCGGCGTGCTCGTGTCGAGGGGGGATCTGGTCCTCTCGGGGGCCGCGCGGGTGCGGGGCCATCTCCTGGTGGAGGGGGCGCTGATCCTGCGCGACAGCGCGCGGGTGGACGGGGCGGTCGAGGTCTCGGGCTCGGTCACCCTGAGCCCGCGCTCGGTCATCCGCGGGGACCGATGCGCCGTGGCCGACGCCTGGCGTGACGGGGTGGCGAACGCGGTGGGTGCGGTGGCTCTCGAACCCCGTCCATGGCCGCTCTGGGGCCCGCCCCCCTGA
- a CDS encoding ATP-binding protein, with translation MAQPVPLRRVLIVSFGLLVGGGVLVTGLVLALALPALASPGQVFVVLLGVLGFSLAAVVLLGGWLLTDRLVRPMEQLVADVRRIAEGEYSHRVAPLPWAEFEIVRDGVNEMADRMVHDQDLLAANILSLDRTNRELVEARDQVIQAARLASVGTLAAGIAHEVGNPLGAIVGFTDVAVSRARRNGADTELLEAIREEADRIDRIIRTLLDYARPREMEPGPQSLAEVGGRVQELLDRQGRLEGLDITWRGWDDVGLEAMIDPTAVEQVLVNLVLNGIDAMAGESTPRMRVEIEVEEGGLHGLPARRDNDPPGVNYMHRRRVGRDFSPEGPDPMFTADQVVVIRVADSGPGIPPEARDRIFDPFYTTKDPGRGTGLGLSICARLVEGMGGKIHLEDAPEGGAEFVVRLPGVPGGDTE, from the coding sequence ATGGCTCAACCGGTTCCCCTTCGGCGCGTCCTGATCGTCTCCTTCGGCCTGCTGGTCGGGGGAGGAGTGCTCGTGACCGGTCTGGTTCTGGCGCTGGCGCTGCCCGCCCTGGCCTCGCCCGGGCAGGTGTTCGTGGTTCTTCTCGGGGTGCTCGGGTTCTCTCTGGCCGCCGTGGTGCTGCTCGGGGGATGGCTCCTCACCGATCGCCTCGTCCGCCCCATGGAGCAGCTGGTGGCCGACGTCCGTCGGATCGCCGAGGGCGAGTACAGCCACCGCGTGGCCCCGCTCCCGTGGGCGGAGTTCGAGATCGTTCGCGACGGCGTGAACGAGATGGCCGACCGAATGGTGCACGACCAGGATCTTCTGGCCGCCAACATCCTCTCGCTCGATCGCACCAATCGTGAACTCGTCGAGGCCCGCGATCAGGTGATCCAGGCGGCGCGACTCGCCTCGGTCGGCACGCTCGCGGCGGGGATCGCGCACGAAGTGGGCAATCCGCTCGGTGCCATCGTCGGATTCACCGACGTGGCGGTGTCGCGGGCCCGCCGCAACGGCGCCGATACCGAGCTTCTCGAGGCGATCCGTGAGGAGGCCGACCGGATCGACCGGATCATCCGCACCCTTCTCGACTACGCCCGTCCCCGGGAGATGGAGCCCGGCCCGCAGTCGCTGGCCGAGGTGGGCGGGCGCGTGCAGGAACTCCTCGACCGTCAGGGGCGCCTCGAAGGGCTCGACATCACCTGGCGCGGATGGGACGACGTGGGCCTCGAAGCGATGATCGACCCCACCGCGGTGGAGCAGGTGCTCGTCAATCTCGTGCTGAACGGGATCGATGCGATGGCCGGCGAGTCGACGCCCCGCATGCGGGTGGAGATCGAGGTCGAAGAGGGGGGGCTGCACGGGCTCCCGGCGCGCCGCGACAACGATCCGCCCGGTGTGAACTACATGCATCGGCGCCGCGTCGGACGGGACTTCAGTCCGGAGGGCCCCGATCCGATGTTCACAGCGGACCAGGTGGTGGTGATCCGCGTGGCGGATTCGGGGCCGGGCATCCCACCCGAAGCCCGCGACCGGATCTTCGACCCGTTCTACACCACCAAGGACCCGGGTCGGGGAACCGGACTGGGGCTGTCCATCTGCGCCCGCCTCGTGGAAGGCATGGGCGGAAAGATCCATCTCGAGGACGCACCCGAAGGCGGCGCCGAGTTCGTGGTCCGCCTGCCCGGGGTGCCGGGGGGCGACACGGAGTGA
- a CDS encoding prepilin-type N-terminal cleavage/methylation domain-containing protein, giving the protein MRDNKGFTLIELLIVVVIIGILAAIAIPKFSATREKAYVSAMKSDLKNLASQEEIYYSDNYTYTTSETGLGFANSEGVTVAIGTANGTAWSASATHSGTNSVCAVFYGDAAAVAPATIAGAVTCN; this is encoded by the coding sequence ATGCGAGACAACAAGGGTTTCACCCTCATCGAGCTGCTCATCGTCGTGGTGATCATCGGCATCCTCGCCGCCATCGCGATTCCGAAGTTCTCGGCCACCCGGGAGAAGGCGTACGTTTCCGCCATGAAGTCGGATCTGAAGAACCTGGCTTCGCAGGAGGAGATCTACTACTCCGACAACTACACCTACACGACCAGCGAGACCGGCCTCGGCTTCGCGAACTCGGAGGGTGTGACCGTCGCCATCGGTACGGCCAACGGCACCGCGTGGAGCGCCTCGGCGACCCACAGCGGCACGAACTCGGTCTGCGCCGTCTTCTACGGTGACGCCGCTGCGGTCGCTCCGGCCACGATCGCCGGAGCCGTGACCTGCAACTGA
- a CDS encoding tetratricopeptide repeat protein: MRSAGPLRGVGRAGSIGVAILAVAVYANSLGNGFAFDDAGIIVDNPTVTNGDPLAALTAPYWDGEAGVGRLFRPVTQAAFALQWRLFGGEPFGVHLVNVLLHALVAVMVMALCAWLLRAVASDSGTPDSRWTAGAALFGGALFAVHPVHVEAVANGVGQSELWAAAGTLAALLVHLGTRAGGSGWRVAGTLAVAGCYAVAFGAKESAVVLPALLLLVEAAESRSTADLAGRLKAEAPRFALLAAVGASLLVARIDVLGALSGEDVTAVLLGMGPGERIVHALPVWVEYLRLAVWPLDLSADYDPGVIYPASGPAGWQVAAGALLVVATVATALGGWRRHRGAAVAAWWFLITIALASNLLIATGSIMAERTLYLPSVALSLGAALGVAALGRAALGRGPSFGRRTAWAGIAVLALLSLRTLDRNPTWFSSFTVMETLAREHPESWRARMARAQGLARAGDDAAAIEAYRSGVEALPTRFDLVSETGAFLKERRRLDDARPYLEAVVQLQPERPSGWVLLAELELLQGRFQQAHAVAARGIGAARASAELWAVLSESYAGGGLLDAAIRARRTALALDPTDASRRRLDQLLAAAAGVAGSAEASEEAGR, translated from the coding sequence ATGAGATCGGCCGGCCCGCTCCGGGGGGTCGGACGGGCGGGATCGATCGGGGTGGCGATTCTCGCCGTCGCGGTCTACGCCAACAGCCTGGGCAACGGCTTCGCCTTCGACGACGCCGGCATCATCGTCGACAACCCGACGGTCACCAACGGCGACCCGCTCGCCGCTCTCACGGCCCCGTACTGGGACGGAGAAGCGGGGGTGGGTCGTCTCTTTCGCCCCGTGACCCAGGCGGCCTTCGCCCTGCAGTGGCGTCTCTTCGGCGGCGAGCCGTTCGGCGTGCACCTCGTGAACGTGCTGCTGCACGCCCTGGTCGCGGTGATGGTGATGGCGCTGTGCGCCTGGCTTCTCCGCGCGGTCGCGAGCGATTCGGGGACTCCCGATTCGCGGTGGACCGCCGGGGCCGCCCTCTTCGGAGGCGCCCTCTTCGCGGTGCACCCGGTGCACGTGGAGGCGGTGGCGAACGGGGTGGGGCAGTCCGAGCTGTGGGCCGCCGCCGGTACGCTGGCGGCACTTCTCGTGCACCTGGGCACGCGAGCGGGCGGTTCAGGGTGGCGGGTGGCGGGCACGCTCGCGGTGGCGGGGTGCTACGCCGTGGCCTTCGGCGCCAAGGAGTCGGCGGTGGTGCTGCCGGCGCTGCTGCTGCTGGTGGAGGCGGCCGAAAGTCGCTCGACCGCCGATCTGGCGGGGCGACTGAAGGCCGAGGCCCCGCGTTTCGCGCTCCTCGCCGCGGTCGGTGCCTCCCTCCTCGTGGCGCGCATCGACGTGCTCGGCGCGCTCTCGGGAGAAGACGTCACCGCGGTGCTGCTGGGCATGGGCCCGGGTGAGCGCATCGTGCATGCACTGCCGGTGTGGGTGGAGTACCTCCGGCTCGCCGTCTGGCCACTGGATCTGTCGGCCGACTACGACCCGGGGGTGATCTATCCCGCGAGCGGTCCCGCCGGATGGCAGGTGGCCGCGGGTGCGCTGCTGGTGGTGGCCACCGTCGCGACGGCTCTGGGCGGGTGGCGTCGGCATCGGGGCGCGGCGGTGGCGGCGTGGTGGTTTCTGATCACGATCGCGCTGGCTTCCAACCTGCTCATCGCCACCGGGTCGATCATGGCCGAGCGCACCCTCTATCTGCCTTCGGTGGCCCTCTCCCTCGGGGCGGCGCTCGGGGTGGCGGCGCTGGGGCGCGCGGCCCTCGGTCGCGGGCCGTCGTTCGGCCGCCGGACGGCGTGGGCGGGCATCGCCGTGCTCGCGCTGCTCTCGCTCCGGACGCTGGATCGCAACCCCACCTGGTTCTCGAGCTTCACCGTGATGGAGACGCTCGCTCGGGAGCACCCCGAGTCGTGGCGTGCCCGCATGGCCCGGGCGCAGGGGCTCGCCCGCGCGGGAGACGACGCGGCGGCGATCGAGGCGTACCGGTCGGGGGTGGAGGCGCTGCCCACCCGCTTCGATCTGGTCAGCGAGACCGGCGCCTTTCTGAAGGAGCGTCGCCGGCTCGACGACGCCCGCCCCTACCTCGAGGCGGTGGTGCAGCTGCAGCCGGAGCGCCCGTCGGGCTGGGTGTTGCTGGCCGAGCTCGAACTCCTGCAGGGGCGCTTCCAGCAGGCGCACGCCGTGGCGGCGCGGGGAATCGGCGCCGCGCGGGCGAGTGCCGAACTGTGGGCGGTGCTCTCCGAGTCGTACGCCGGGGGCGGCCTGCTCGACGCGGCGATCCGGGCGCGTCGGACCGCACTGGCGCTCGACCCCACCGACGCGAGCCGTCGCCGCCTCGACCAGCTGCTCGCGGCCGCCGCCGGGGTTGCGGGGTCCGCGGAAGCTTCCGAAGAGGCGGGGCGATGA
- a CDS encoding ATP-binding protein, translating to MDSRPRSSLLDPREVLRWVFLGRLTLLAAIVIGAIVGSAGTSDGSAVLVATVTLGIALVFTAGSWFWLQRGARAPRRRFLAAQVVVDVVAVTIVVHLTGGPTSDFAPVYILVIAEAALLLPLPGGVFAGVLSSLLFGVDAILVQQGDVDGALALQIALFTAVAVAIGILGDRLRRTGLRLGAVESALEQLRLDTSVILDTLATGVLTVDDRGYLMYLNPAGARLLGVEEGAWQGGQAVMARLDVIAPGFGGVLRRSVEEGVPERRFKTHVERDGRRFTLGVSTTVMDRGLEGPHSATALFQDITDQEALTLLTRRADRLGAVAELSASLAHEIKNPLASIRSAVEQLGRGVREPGDREVLERLVLNESDRLSRLLSEFLDFSGLRMTRQEPVDFGQLVGRVADVVRQHPDARDRGVEVTCERPEGRAVLPGDEDLLHRAVFNLVLNAVQFSGDAGRVEIELRRVPGREVPGPPDASSAWRLRVRDSGPGISPDDAQRIFDPFFTTRHGGNGLGLAVVHRAVEAHEGAVLVGDAPSGGAEFTLFLPAEDRE from the coding sequence ATGGACTCCCGCCCCCGATCTTCTCTGCTCGACCCGCGCGAAGTGCTGCGCTGGGTGTTCCTCGGTCGCCTCACCCTGCTGGCGGCGATCGTGATCGGCGCGATCGTCGGATCCGCAGGCACCTCCGACGGATCGGCGGTGCTGGTGGCGACGGTCACCCTGGGCATCGCCCTCGTCTTCACCGCCGGATCGTGGTTCTGGCTCCAGCGCGGTGCGCGGGCGCCCCGGCGGCGTTTTCTGGCGGCACAGGTGGTGGTCGACGTCGTGGCGGTCACCATCGTCGTGCATCTGACGGGTGGGCCCACCAGCGACTTCGCCCCCGTCTACATTCTGGTCATCGCGGAGGCGGCGCTCCTTCTGCCGCTGCCCGGCGGCGTCTTCGCCGGGGTGCTGTCGTCGCTGCTCTTCGGCGTGGATGCGATCCTGGTGCAGCAGGGCGACGTGGACGGCGCGCTCGCTCTGCAGATCGCGCTGTTCACGGCGGTGGCGGTGGCCATCGGCATTCTCGGCGACCGCCTGCGGCGCACCGGTCTCCGTCTCGGCGCGGTGGAGTCGGCGCTCGAGCAGCTGCGCCTCGACACCTCGGTGATTCTCGACACCCTCGCCACCGGTGTTCTCACCGTCGACGACCGCGGGTACCTCATGTACCTCAACCCGGCCGGCGCTCGGCTGCTCGGGGTGGAGGAGGGCGCCTGGCAGGGCGGGCAGGCGGTGATGGCGCGCCTCGACGTGATCGCGCCCGGCTTCGGCGGCGTGCTGCGGCGGTCGGTGGAGGAGGGGGTGCCCGAACGTCGCTTCAAGACGCATGTGGAGCGCGACGGCCGCCGCTTCACCCTCGGCGTGTCGACCACCGTCATGGACCGCGGGCTCGAGGGGCCGCACTCGGCCACGGCGCTCTTTCAGGACATCACCGACCAGGAAGCGCTCACCCTGCTGACGCGGCGGGCCGACCGCCTCGGGGCGGTGGCGGAGCTGTCGGCGTCGCTGGCCCACGAGATCAAGAACCCCCTCGCCTCGATCCGTTCGGCGGTGGAGCAGCTCGGTCGGGGGGTGCGCGAGCCGGGCGACCGCGAGGTGCTCGAGCGGCTGGTGCTCAACGAGTCCGACCGCCTGAGCCGACTCCTGAGCGAGTTTCTCGATTTCTCGGGACTCCGCATGACGCGCCAGGAGCCGGTGGATTTCGGGCAGCTGGTGGGGCGGGTGGCCGACGTGGTCCGGCAGCACCCGGATGCCCGCGACCGAGGGGTGGAGGTGACGTGCGAACGCCCCGAGGGCAGGGCGGTCCTCCCGGGCGACGAGGACCTGCTCCACCGGGCCGTCTTCAACCTGGTCCTCAATGCCGTGCAGTTTTCGGGCGATGCTGGGCGAGTGGAGATCGAACTGAGACGGGTGCCCGGACGCGAGGTGCCCGGACCGCCGGACGCGAGCTCGGCGTGGCGACTGCGGGTGCGGGACTCCGGTCCCGGGATTTCACCCGACGACGCGCAGCGGATCTTCGACCCCTTCTTCACCACGAGACACGGCGGGAACGGCCTCGGTCTGGCCGTGGTCCACCGGGCGGTGGAAGCCCACGAGGGCGCGGTCCTCGTCGGCGACGCTCCGTCGGGTGGGGCGGAGTTCACCCTCTTTCTGCCGGCGGAGGACCGCGAATGA
- a CDS encoding sigma-54 dependent transcriptional regulator, with amino-acid sequence MKILVIDDDRGLRRSLSLILEDAGYTVVQAADGAEGLRMAAAESPAMILCDVRMPEMDGLEFLDRYRDRGGGALVLVMTAYGSSDLAVEAMKKGAYDYIPKPFGADEVILTVRKAEEREDLRREVGRLRKEVRADRRFGDLVARSASMVEALGVATKVAPHDSPVLLSGQSGTGKELVARLIHKESSRADGPFVPVNCGAIPENLLESEFFGHVKGSFTGADRDRVGLFEAARGGSLFLDEVGELPSNLQVKLLRALQELEIRPVGGDQTLTVDVRIIAATNRDLEEAVAEGDFRQDLYYRLAVVPIHLPALVRRAEEIPELARHFLERHQERMGIEIDGIAPDAMEVLLSYPWPGNVRELENVLERALVLAEGPRVTVEDLPARVRNPSHGGMLATDDDDLSVKRRLAELERQLIQRALERTSGNKTQAAELLELSPRALRYKIQDYGLN; translated from the coding sequence GTGAAGATCCTCGTCATCGACGACGACCGGGGCCTCAGGCGGTCCCTGTCGCTGATCCTGGAAGACGCGGGGTATACCGTCGTGCAGGCGGCCGACGGCGCGGAGGGGCTGCGCATGGCGGCTGCGGAGTCGCCGGCGATGATCCTCTGCGACGTCCGCATGCCGGAGATGGACGGCCTGGAGTTTCTGGACCGCTACCGCGACAGAGGGGGCGGGGCGCTCGTGCTGGTCATGACCGCCTACGGGTCGTCCGACCTCGCCGTGGAGGCGATGAAGAAGGGCGCCTACGACTACATCCCGAAGCCCTTCGGTGCCGACGAGGTGATCCTCACGGTGCGCAAGGCGGAGGAGCGCGAGGACCTGCGCCGCGAGGTCGGCCGTCTCCGCAAGGAGGTGAGGGCCGACCGCCGCTTCGGCGACCTGGTCGCGCGCTCGGCGTCGATGGTCGAGGCCCTCGGGGTGGCCACGAAGGTGGCGCCGCACGACTCCCCGGTGCTGCTCTCCGGACAGAGCGGTACCGGGAAGGAGCTCGTCGCCCGGCTCATCCACAAGGAGAGCTCCCGGGCCGACGGACCCTTCGTGCCGGTCAACTGCGGTGCCATTCCCGAGAACCTGCTGGAGAGCGAGTTCTTCGGGCATGTGAAGGGCTCGTTCACCGGGGCCGATCGCGACCGCGTGGGGCTGTTCGAGGCCGCGCGAGGCGGCTCGCTCTTCCTCGACGAGGTGGGTGAACTGCCGTCGAATCTTCAGGTGAAGCTCCTGCGCGCCCTGCAGGAACTCGAGATTCGTCCGGTCGGAGGCGACCAGACGCTCACCGTCGACGTTCGAATCATCGCCGCCACCAATCGCGACCTCGAAGAGGCCGTGGCGGAGGGCGACTTCCGTCAGGACCTCTACTACCGTCTCGCGGTGGTGCCCATCCACCTGCCCGCGCTCGTGCGGCGCGCCGAGGAGATTCCCGAGCTCGCCCGCCACTTTCTGGAGCGGCACCAGGAGCGCATGGGGATCGAGATCGACGGCATCGCGCCCGATGCGATGGAGGTGCTGCTGTCGTATCCATGGCCGGGCAACGTGCGAGAGCTCGAGAACGTGCTCGAAAGGGCTCTCGTGCTCGCCGAGGGCCCACGGGTGACGGTGGAGGATCTGCCGGCGCGGGTTCGAAATCCGTCGCACGGGGGCATGCTCGCCACCGACGACGACGATCTGTCGGTGAAGCGACGGCTGGCCGAACTGGAGCGCCAGCTCATTCAGCGCGCCCTCGAGCGGACGTCGGGCAACAAGACCCAGGCCGCCGAGCTCCTCGAACTCAGCCCCCGTGCCCTGCGGTACAAGATTCAGGACTACGGGCTGAACTGA
- a CDS encoding GspH/FimT family pseudopilin codes for MLHTNARPSDRHRPRGARGFGLAESLVALSLLSLLLASGLRGGTALRDRWATAGARDALVALVHEARSRAVERGGAVVVLDASTHVARLESGGDSVRQLRLASEFGVQLDLGARDEVRLVFDAAGVGRMASRSLHLTRGASSARLVVSTYGRVR; via the coding sequence ATGCTCCATACCAACGCTCGTCCATCCGATCGGCACCGCCCCCGTGGTGCTCGGGGCTTCGGCCTCGCCGAGTCGCTCGTCGCGCTCTCCCTTCTCTCCCTCCTCCTCGCCTCCGGGCTGCGCGGGGGCACCGCACTCCGCGACCGCTGGGCCACGGCCGGCGCCCGCGACGCGCTCGTCGCACTCGTACACGAGGCGCGTTCGCGCGCCGTGGAGCGAGGAGGCGCGGTGGTCGTCCTCGACGCCTCCACCCACGTCGCCCGACTCGAGTCCGGCGGCGACTCCGTCCGCCAGCTGCGGCTGGCGTCGGAGTTCGGCGTGCAGCTCGATCTCGGGGCCCGCGACGAGGTCCGCCTCGTCTTCGATGCCGCCGGCGTCGGGCGCATGGCGTCGCGCAGCCTCCACCTGACCCGCGGGGCGTCCAGCGCGCGACTGGTGGTGTCCACCTACGGTCGCGTTCGATGA
- a CDS encoding glycosyltransferase family 2 protein, whose amino-acid sequence MNSTAPHDPRPRRAWDRLPWDHVIVSVVIPVFNERRTVETLLRKVAEVGLRKEVIVVDDGSSDGTRDLLPELEQAGLIDVLVMHERNQGKGAALRTGFQHATGDVVVVQDADLEYDPSEFPILLEPILSGKAEAVYGSRFLGGPHRVLFFWHSVGNRFLTLLSNMFTDLNLTDMETCYKMVRRDLLQSLPLSADRFGIEPELTARLAQSGARLYELQISYHGRSYAEGKKIGWRDGVSAIWSIFKFNLLGPRAPRWQAPAELPWEARRRLESGEAQAPALEAVEAEPSGGTLAPS is encoded by the coding sequence ATGAACTCCACGGCACCGCACGACCCCCGTCCCCGACGCGCCTGGGATCGGCTTCCCTGGGACCACGTGATCGTCTCCGTGGTCATTCCCGTGTTCAACGAGCGGCGCACCGTCGAGACCCTGCTCCGGAAGGTGGCCGAAGTGGGCCTCCGCAAGGAGGTGATCGTGGTCGACGACGGCTCGTCGGACGGCACCCGCGACCTCCTGCCCGAACTCGAGCAGGCCGGGCTGATCGACGTGCTCGTCATGCACGAGCGCAATCAGGGGAAGGGCGCGGCTCTGCGCACCGGCTTCCAGCATGCCACCGGCGATGTGGTGGTGGTACAGGACGCCGATCTGGAGTACGACCCGAGCGAGTTTCCGATCCTGCTCGAGCCGATCTTGTCGGGGAAGGCGGAGGCGGTGTACGGCAGTCGCTTCCTGGGAGGCCCCCACCGCGTGCTCTTCTTCTGGCACAGCGTGGGCAACCGCTTCCTGACTCTGCTGAGCAACATGTTCACCGATCTGAACCTCACCGACATGGAGACCTGCTACAAGATGGTCCGTCGCGACCTTCTGCAGTCGCTTCCGCTGTCGGCCGACCGGTTCGGAATCGAGCCTGAACTCACCGCCCGCCTCGCCCAGTCGGGCGCCCGGCTCTACGAGCTCCAGATCAGCTACCACGGGCGCTCCTACGCCGAGGGCAAGAAGATCGGATGGCGCGACGGGGTGTCGGCCATCTGGTCGATCTTCAAGTTCAATCTGCTCGGACCCCGGGCCCCGCGATGGCAGGCCCCCGCCGAGCTTCCGTGGGAGGCGCGCCGCCGACTCGAGTCGGGTGAAGCGCAGGCCCCCGCGCTCGAAGCGGTCGAGGCCGAACCCTCCGGCGGTACCCTGGCCCCGTCATGA
- a CDS encoding prepilin-type N-terminal cleavage/methylation domain-containing protein, with protein MQRYTSRGFTLIELLIVVVIIGILAAIAIPKFSAVRQKSFKSSMMSDLRNLAATQEIYHNSNFIYSASLTALEAIQTEGVTVTINTATNTGWAATASHAGIAGEQCGVFHGSAAAAGGSPATMAGVVTCSY; from the coding sequence ATGCAACGCTACACCAGCCGGGGATTCACCCTGATCGAGCTCCTGATCGTGGTCGTGATCATCGGAATCCTCGCGGCGATCGCCATTCCGAAGTTCTCGGCCGTGCGGCAGAAGTCGTTCAAGTCGAGCATGATGTCCGACCTGCGGAATCTGGCCGCCACCCAGGAGATCTATCACAACTCCAACTTCATCTACTCGGCCTCGCTGACCGCACTCGAGGCGATCCAGACGGAGGGGGTGACCGTGACGATCAACACCGCCACGAACACCGGGTGGGCGGCGACCGCGAGCCACGCCGGCATCGCCGGCGAGCAGTGCGGCGTCTTCCACGGCTCCGCAGCGGCGGCAGGCGGCTCTCCGGCCACCATGGCGGGTGTGGTGACCTGCTCCTACTGA
- a CDS encoding sigma-54 dependent transcriptional regulator yields the protein MSEGVHILLVDDETAILETLQILFRNEGYRVSVCASGPEALDRLGEERPDIVLTDIRMPGATGLEVLSRAREVDEEMAVILMTAQASLQSAVQAVNLGAYHYLQKPFANDELLALCRRAVEARELKVENKALKKEIRRRDRRQADRPVGRARPFNEALKLAETVAPTDSTVLVTGESGSGKEVVARWIHTLSDRSDNRFLSINCGALPESLLESELFGHAKGSFTGAVKDKTGLLEAADGGTLFLDEIGETTPATQVKLLRALQEREVIPVGSTQAVPVDVRIIAATNRDLEEEIRRGHFRSDLYYRLNVIALHLPPLRDRKDDVPLLIRWFLDRMGSGDDTPGIEEESLRLLSEYDWPGNVRELENALEHALIVAKGSPIAPKHLPERVREAPAPRVVNDTAPSNPSMEVIERAYIAWVLQAEGGNKTRAAEVLGIDPSTLYRKLNRYGIES from the coding sequence ATGAGCGAAGGCGTCCACATTCTGCTGGTGGACGACGAGACGGCGATCCTGGAGACGCTCCAGATTCTCTTCCGCAACGAAGGGTATCGAGTGAGCGTCTGCGCCTCGGGGCCCGAGGCGCTGGATCGCCTGGGCGAGGAGCGCCCCGACATCGTGCTTACCGACATCCGCATGCCGGGGGCCACCGGTCTCGAGGTGCTGTCGCGAGCGCGCGAGGTGGACGAGGAGATGGCCGTCATTCTCATGACCGCCCAGGCCTCGCTCCAGTCCGCGGTGCAGGCGGTGAACCTCGGCGCCTACCACTACCTCCAGAAGCCGTTCGCCAACGACGAGTTGCTCGCCCTGTGCAGGCGGGCCGTGGAGGCGCGGGAACTGAAGGTCGAGAACAAGGCGCTGAAGAAGGAGATCCGCCGACGGGACCGGCGTCAGGCCGATCGACCGGTGGGGCGGGCGCGGCCGTTCAACGAAGCCCTCAAGCTCGCCGAGACGGTGGCCCCCACCGACTCGACGGTGCTCGTGACGGGCGAGAGCGGATCGGGAAAGGAGGTGGTGGCGCGCTGGATCCACACCCTCTCCGATCGCAGCGACAACCGCTTTCTTTCGATCAACTGCGGCGCCCTGCCCGAGAGCCTGCTGGAGAGCGAGCTCTTCGGTCACGCGAAGGGGTCCTTCACCGGGGCCGTGAAGGACAAGACTGGACTGCTCGAAGCGGCCGACGGAGGCACCCTCTTCCTCGACGAGATCGGCGAGACGACGCCCGCCACGCAGGTGAAGTTGCTCCGTGCCCTGCAGGAGCGCGAGGTGATTCCGGTGGGGTCGACCCAGGCGGTGCCCGTCGACGTGCGGATCATCGCGGCCACCAACCGCGACCTGGAGGAGGAGATCCGCCGGGGGCACTTCCGAAGCGACCTCTACTACCGGCTCAACGTGATCGCGCTGCACCTGCCGCCGCTTCGCGATCGCAAGGACGACGTGCCCCTGCTCATTCGCTGGTTCCTCGACCGGATGGGCTCGGGTGACGACACTCCCGGCATCGAAGAGGAGTCGCTGCGGCTGCTCTCCGAGTACGACTGGCCCGGAAACGTCCGGGAGCTCGAGAATGCGCTCGAGCACGCGCTGATCGTGGCGAAGGGCTCGCCGATCGCGCCCAAGCATCTTCCCGAACGGGTTCGGGAGGCACCGGCACCCCGCGTGGTGAACGACACGGCGCCCTCCAATCCCTCGATGGAAGTCATCGAACGGGCCTACATTGCGTGGGTGCTCCAGGCGGAGGGCGGAAACAAGACCCGCGCCGCCGAAGTGCTCGGCATCGACCCGTCGACCCTCTACCGCAAGCTGAACCGATACGGCATCGAGTCATGA